The proteins below are encoded in one region of Triticum aestivum cultivar Chinese Spring chromosome 1B, IWGSC CS RefSeq v2.1, whole genome shotgun sequence:
- the LOC123141827 gene encoding phospholipase A1-II 7, translating into MDNTLPVTAPTAHAPMPSPAPKLGGANIASRWRELQGSDSWVGLLDPLDYDLRQSIISYGELASAAHDVFNLEKRSPHAGFCLYSRDHLLAASTVTHPEYYKVTKFLYATCGGSTASRLATSVPTVTNALFVQPLGKAEGTPTSNWMGYVAVATNEGVTALGRRDIVVVWRGTENELEWEEDKHFLQVSAAPVLGRYADEDYKNAKVHRGFLSVYTSSDNNSMYNKTSAREQVLEEVGRLMEEYKDEVTSITVTGHSLGASLATLTAIDLVANDVNVPPNSKQPPCPVTAILLACPRVGNPTFKSAFDSFHLLRALHVANAKDLVPQNPPSVLLMWYVDCATATIVIDTDRSPYVFHKISTHHVLELYLHGVAGDHGDKADFKLVVPRDVALVNKTIDLLTDEYPVPGSWWVIKNKCMVKGTDGQWKLDDFEEA; encoded by the exons ATGGACAACACACTACCAGTAACGGCGCCCACCGCGCACGCGCCCATGCCGTCGCCGGCGCCGAAGCTTGGAGGTGCAAACATCGCCAGCCGGTGGCGCGAGCTCCAGGGCTCGGACTCGTGGGTTGGGCTCCTGGACCCGCTGGACTACGACCTCCGACAATCCATCATATCTTACGGCGAGCTCGCATCGGCCGCCCACGACGTGTTCAACCTTGAGAAGCGGTCACCTCACGCCGGCTTCTGCTTGTACAGCCGCGACCACCTTCTCGCCGCCTCCACCGTGACCCACCCTGAGTACTACAAGGTCACCAAGTTCCTCTACGCGACCTGCGGGGGATCAACGGCATCGAGGTTGGCCACATCCGTGCCAACGGTGACCAACGCGCTGTTCGTGCAACCGCTGGGAAAGGCCGAGGGGACTCCGACGTCCAACTGGATGGGTTACGTGGCGGTGGCGACGAACGAGGGAGTTACAGCACTGGGGAGGCGTGACATCGTCGTGGTGTGGCGCGGCACCGAGAACGAGTTGGAGTGGGAGGAAGACAAGCACTTCCTTCAGGTGTCTGCCGCGCCGGTGTTGGGCCGCTATGCTGACGAAGATTACAAGAACGCCAAGGTGCACCGTGGCTTCCTATCCGTGTACACGTCCAGTGACAACAACTCCATGTACAACAAGACCAGCGCCAGAGAGCAG GTTCTCGAGGAGGTAGGGAGGCTAATGGAGGAGTACAAGGACGAGGTGACCAGCATCACCGTCACCGGCCATAGCCTTGGAGCGTCACTCGCCACCCTCACCGCCATCGACCTGGTGGCCAACGACGTCAACGTGCCCCCTAACTCGAAGCAACCGCCGTGCCCCGTGACAGCGATACTGCTGGCGTGCCCGCGAGTCGGGAACCCCACGTTCAAGTCCGCCTTCGACTCATTCCACCTCCTGCGGGCACTCCACGTGGCGAACGCCAAAGACCTCGTGCCACAGAACCCTCCCTCTGTGTTGTTAATGTGGTACGTGGACTGCGCGACAGCAACGATCGTAATTGACACGGACCGGTCACCCTACGTGTTTCACAAAATATCGACCCACCACGTCCTCGAGTTGTACCTGCACGGTGTCGCAGGGGATCATGGCGACAAGGCGGACTTCAAACTAGTGGTTCCCCGCGACGTGGCGCTGGTGAACAAGACTATCGACCTGCTGACAGACGAATACCCAGTGCCGGGGAGCTGGTGGGTCATTAAAAACAAATGCATGGTCAAGGGCACCGATGGCCAGTGGAAACTCGATGACTTCGAAGAAGCATAG